The genomic stretch TCCGCAATCGATGACGATGCCGCCCCAATTGCTTGATACGCCACGCACGCGAGTCCAGCGATCGCGTTACCTGCAAGAGGTCAAGAATCTGGATGCCTACTTGGCAGAACTGCGTGAATTGACCGACAAGCACATGTCGGATGACAAGTTGTTTGTGCTGTCCAGCGACCACGGCGCGCAGTTTCCCTTCGGCAAGTGGACTCTGTATGACGAAGGGATTCGCGTGCCGCTGATCGTTTCTCGACCGGGCAAGATCCAAGCGGGATCGCGGACGGATGCGATGGTCAGTTGGGTCGATGTTTTTCCAACGCTGATTGACATCGGTGGAGGCGATGTGCCCGACGACTTGGACGGTCGTTCGTTTGCGCCGGTTCTTCGCGGTGAAACCGATTTGCATCGCGATCGAATCTTTACGACGCATAGCGGCGACCGGATGATGAATGTGTATCTGAGTCGCAGCGTCAGGACGAATCGATACAAGCTGATTTGGAACCCGCACCCTGAGTTCGCGTTCACGACACACATCGATCTGTTGTTACGGGAGACGTCGGGTGACTATTTCAAAGAGTGGATGACAGCGGCGAAGACGGACTCGCACGCCGCCGACGTGCTGGCTCACCACCACGGGCGACCGGAATACGAACTGTTCGATCTTGAACAAGACCCGCACGAACTGAACAACTTGGCCGGTCACGCGGAGCTAGCGTCCGTCGAGCAGGCCCTAGCGACAGAGTTGAAACAGTGGATTCGCGATCAGGGTGACGGGCTTACGGTATTCCATGAACCGCTGATGCTCGACGCGCCCGAAACTTGGGTGGCTCGACCGAAAGCGAAATGAAGCAGCAACTCCATTCTGACGAAGACGTTTATCCATGAAGTCACTGTGTTTCCGTTTGTTGTCACTCGCTGCAATCTTGATTTGGGCGTTGGTGCAAAGTCATGCCCTCGCTCAAACGGCGTCGACCGATAAGTTGGCGGACGAGTTTCGGGCACCGCCCAGGCAAGCGTACCCCGAAACTTGGTTCCACTTGATTGGTGGGAATGTCGATCGTGAAGCGCTGAGCACTGATTTGGAAGCGGTTGCCGGTGCGGGAATCAGTGGGATTCAGTTGTTCCACGGCAAAGGCCGTGCGTGGCCCGGAGTGGAGCCACAGATTCAAACACTCAGCCCGACTTGGGATTCGTTGATAAGCCATGTGGCTGGCGAAACCGATCGGCTGGGACTGAAGTTCACGATGCAGAACTGTCCGGGCTGGGCGATGTCGGGTGGACCGTGGATCACGCCGGACAATGCGATGCGGCACCTGGTAACCAGTCGCCAAGACATTGCTGGTGGCCGCCAGGTTTCAATCGACCTAGAAGTCCCACAGCCCAGCAACGAAGACTGGCGTGACTATCAAGACGTTGCCGTGCTGGCGTTCCCAACACCTGCGAATGATACGGGGACGTGGATTGTTCCAGATGCAGTCCAGAGCAGCGTGAACGATGAACCCTGGAACGAACTGCTTACCGGAAACGAGGTCGCTGTTCAGATCCCGGTCGCCCGCGACGAGCCGACTTGGGTGGATTTCACGTTTGCAAATCCAATCACGCTTCGATCGATCGAGTTGCCGCCGATCGAACTGATGATGAAACGATTCAATTTCGATCCCGATGCAACCATCACGATTTCCGTTTCCAATGACGGCGGTTGGAAAGAATTGATCACGCACGTGGTCCCACGCGGCAACTGGCAAGACCGCCAGAGTGATGTGCCGCTTGTGTTGGCGGTTCCCGATGCGAAGTCCGTTCGATACCGAATCGCTTTTCACAACCGCCGGCCAATGGAGCTTTCGCAGCTTCGCCTTTCCACCGCCGCGCGCTTGCAGGATTGGCGAGGTCAAGCCGGTTACGCGCTTCGCAGTCTGGAACGCGCCGCGCCGCCCGAGCAGTCCGCCGCTGCATGGATTCAACAAGACTCGATCGTTGACCTCACCGACCGCGTTGACTCGTCGGGGCACCTGGACTGGGATGCGCCCGCTGGCGGTTGGACAGTGGTTCGCTTTGGACATGTCAACACGGGAGTCGAGAACAAGCCCGCACCGCCAGAGGCGACGGGGTTTGAATGCGACAAGCTTTCGCCTGCGGGTGCGGAACAACATTTCGCCGGCTACATCGGTCGCCTTTCGAAGTCGGGCGGAGCCGCCGATGGTGGTCGCTTGCGGGGCATGCTGATCGATAGCTGGGAGTGCTACACGCAAACTTGGACTCCCGAAATGGAACGCGAGTTCGTGAGTCGGCGAGGCTATTCGCTTCGCCCTTGGTTGCCCGCGCTGGCGGGTTGGGTCGTGAATGACCATCGATCGAGCGAACGGTTCTTGCGTGATTGGCGGGCAACGATCAGCGATTTGATCGTCGACAATTACTACGGTCGGTTGGCCGAACTGGGACGCGAGCGAGGACTGCAACTTTCGTTTGAAACGTCGGTCGGCGATGTTTCGCCGGGTGATATTTTGCAGTACTTCAAGTCGGCCGATATCCCGATGTGCGAAGTCTGGCAGCCGAACGATCCGCATGATGGAGGTTTAGAAACCAAGCCATTTGCGCCGACCGCATCGGCGGCGCACATCTATGGCAAGCCACGGGTTGCTGCGGAGGCATTCACGTCCGTGCCGATGAATTGGCGAGAACATCCGTTTGCGCTCAAGAATGTGGCCGATCGCAGCTTTGCACTCGGAGTGACGCACATGGTGTTCCACACTTACACGCACAACCCGCGTGATGAAGTTCCCGGGACGTCGTTCGGAAGTGCCATCGGCACGCCGTTCTTGCGTGGTCAGACGTGGTGGAAACACATGCCTGCGTTCACCGATTATCTGGCTCGGTGCGGCTTTCTGCTCGAACAAGGACAACCGGTTGCTG from Rubripirellula tenax encodes the following:
- a CDS encoding glycosyl hydrolase — its product is MKSLCFRLLSLAAILIWALVQSHALAQTASTDKLADEFRAPPRQAYPETWFHLIGGNVDREALSTDLEAVAGAGISGIQLFHGKGRAWPGVEPQIQTLSPTWDSLISHVAGETDRLGLKFTMQNCPGWAMSGGPWITPDNAMRHLVTSRQDIAGGRQVSIDLEVPQPSNEDWRDYQDVAVLAFPTPANDTGTWIVPDAVQSSVNDEPWNELLTGNEVAVQIPVARDEPTWVDFTFANPITLRSIELPPIELMMKRFNFDPDATITISVSNDGGWKELITHVVPRGNWQDRQSDVPLVLAVPDAKSVRYRIAFHNRRPMELSQLRLSTAARLQDWRGQAGYALRSLERAAPPEQSAAAWIQQDSIVDLTDRVDSSGHLDWDAPAGGWTVVRFGHVNTGVENKPAPPEATGFECDKLSPAGAEQHFAGYIGRLSKSGGAADGGRLRGMLIDSWECYTQTWTPEMEREFVSRRGYSLRPWLPALAGWVVNDHRSSERFLRDWRATISDLIVDNYYGRLAELGRERGLQLSFETSVGDVSPGDILQYFKSADIPMCEVWQPNDPHDGGLETKPFAPTASAAHIYGKPRVAAEAFTSVPMNWREHPFALKNVADRSFALGVTHMVFHTYTHNPRDEVPGTSFGSAIGTPFLRGQTWWKHMPAFTDYLARCGFLLEQGQPVADVLWYLGDDVDHKPRQDSPFPSGYHFDYVNADVLLTRLSVKDGDIVNPEGTRWRVLWLPRDHCRRMTPDTLQKIKELLMAGGTVIGEAPDMNPSLSDGVEADLAFENLVNEHWGDAASGDRRIGSGRLIWGGSLEESLTERDVKPDVIGTLPERWCHRRVGNTDIYFVIGDRHQSLDANLHFRSRGTPEFWDPVDGSVTPISTFKTTDDGTTIPVQLPVAGSIFVVFRPQPTEAGVERIALNGDVLLDVNDRNRIDTAAKYPRYGVSRKKPIQPWVEPGPLTIQLTDGGQRMVAWNDGEYEIESRNGETSSVEVSGAETIPLQSNWSLSFPVGWDTPASIKLDRVGPWSEIRDSGVRHFSGTANYQTTVTLDDVNQDDRFLLDLGQVGSIAKVTVNGHTSAVLWTWPFRTDITDFVQQGENSVSVEVTNTWHNRLVYDATQSPDKRKTWTIAGPPKDSPLDFSGLGPNVQLRRGKDVTLPTAIR
- a CDS encoding sulfatase family protein, with the translated sequence MKRSRVLLFLWSCGFVFATAAYAVEPRRQPDIVVYLADDLSAADVSSYGGTNIMTPAIDQLAEEGMSFDRAFVASPSCAVSRAALLTGLMPARNGAEENHSYPREDVPRLPKVLGELGYETAAFGKVAHLRSAVDYHFDTFDLKSDISDLRGTVRKFLENRTDDRPLALFVGVSDPHVPWPSESTVDPQSMTMPPQLLDTPRTRVQRSRYLQEVKNLDAYLAELRELTDKHMSDDKLFVLSSDHGAQFPFGKWTLYDEGIRVPLIVSRPGKIQAGSRTDAMVSWVDVFPTLIDIGGGDVPDDLDGRSFAPVLRGETDLHRDRIFTTHSGDRMMNVYLSRSVRTNRYKLIWNPHPEFAFTTHIDLLLRETSGDYFKEWMTAAKTDSHAADVLAHHHGRPEYELFDLEQDPHELNNLAGHAELASVEQALATELKQWIRDQGDGLTVFHEPLMLDAPETWVARPKAK